The Halobellus sp. MBLA0158 genome has a window encoding:
- a CDS encoding oligosaccharide flippase family protein: MKPSTTSLVQFATKLFVTTIGFIGTIIFARELGSSTLGIYFLAVAVLSWLEFIGQLGVSSAIRKRISERESPDEFFSAGVILQLSILLLLVGFLFVIHPYLNEYIGADVGLILISILVVKTIFNLIGSGLRGQHRVATASLLDLSSQAIRTTFQIVLISLGFGLLGLLVGYAAGFTLAIVGGVALLSLKYQPARPKIEHFRRLLEFARYSWLGALKTRTSAWTDTIVLGFFVAPDLIGIYEVSWNIATVLALASQSISSALFPTMSELSTKNRDNEVRSLLEQSLIYAGIVAIPGAVGAILIAPDLLHFYGSEFTKGGLILALLSIFAIFSSYEGQLQNGLSALDRPDLAFRSNALFISSNLIANATLVVTFGWIGAAIATMISMLISLGYAFYAVRHVIGASVPYRELGYQGIAAGIMGLVVTSVESMISAYPYYYVLISVGIGVIVYFTVLLSFSSRVRSKVFDLLKELYVSDLLK, encoded by the coding sequence GTGAAACCGTCAACGACATCTCTGGTACAGTTCGCCACCAAACTCTTCGTTACTACTATTGGGTTCATTGGCACGATCATCTTTGCACGGGAACTCGGCTCTTCGACACTCGGAATTTATTTTTTGGCTGTCGCCGTGTTAAGCTGGTTGGAGTTCATTGGGCAGTTAGGAGTTAGTTCAGCTATACGCAAACGTATTAGTGAACGTGAATCACCGGATGAATTCTTTTCTGCAGGTGTTATTCTGCAGTTATCCATACTTTTACTCCTCGTGGGTTTTCTCTTCGTAATTCACCCCTACTTGAACGAGTACATCGGTGCTGACGTAGGACTGATACTCATTTCTATACTGGTTGTTAAGACTATTTTTAATTTGATAGGATCCGGACTTCGAGGGCAGCACCGGGTTGCGACAGCATCTCTTCTTGATTTGAGTTCCCAAGCCATCCGCACGACATTTCAAATCGTGTTAATATCTCTTGGATTCGGTTTACTCGGTCTCCTCGTTGGGTATGCGGCGGGGTTTACATTAGCTATCGTGGGGGGGGTGGCTTTACTCTCATTAAAATATCAACCCGCACGTCCTAAAATTGAACACTTCAGGCGTCTGCTTGAATTCGCACGTTATTCGTGGCTTGGGGCGTTGAAGACGCGAACATCAGCATGGACAGATACGATCGTATTAGGATTTTTTGTGGCCCCTGATTTGATCGGTATTTACGAAGTAAGTTGGAATATTGCTACTGTCCTTGCCCTTGCAAGCCAATCGATCAGCAGTGCGTTGTTCCCGACTATGAGTGAGCTCTCTACAAAAAACCGGGATAATGAGGTTCGAAGCCTGTTGGAGCAATCGCTCATATATGCGGGTATCGTTGCCATTCCAGGAGCCGTAGGTGCGATCCTGATCGCCCCAGATCTACTTCATTTCTACGGTTCAGAGTTTACAAAAGGAGGCCTTATTCTCGCTTTACTTTCTATTTTTGCGATATTTTCGTCATATGAGGGGCAATTACAGAATGGACTTAGTGCATTGGACCGTCCTGATCTTGCGTTCCGCTCAAACGCGCTATTCATTTCTAGCAATCTTATTGCTAACGCAACCCTAGTAGTTACGTTCGGGTGGATCGGCGCGGCTATCGCCACAATGATTTCTATGCTCATATCGCTCGGGTACGCTTTTTACGCTGTACGACACGTGATTGGGGCTTCGGTACCGTATCGCGAACTCGGATATCAGGGGATTGCGGCCGGAATTATGGGGCTCGTCGTTACGAGTGTCGAATCGATGATCTCAGCGTACCCGTATTATTACGTTCTCATTTCCGTTGGAATCGGAGTTATCGTATATTTCACTGTGTTATTGTCTTTTTCTTCCCGAGTTCGAAGCAAGGTGTTTGATCTTCTGAAAGAACTCTACGTCAGCGATCTACTCAAATAG
- a CDS encoding DUF2334 domain-containing protein produces the protein MTFDFAIRDDDPNYFTDPNELKRAYAALPDSIPISFAVVPFHGCTKTPAIPEDRWEGDKEFPIDANEELIAYLREELESGSASVMLHGYNHVKYADGPEFVAGDNLYNRIQKGREYLENVFNIDIEIFVPPNNSFSRAGLKAVKDESLRTFYYPTPLNRPKTPEVLTTFGQDLVFKYRHRSGGLFEFVSAADSFWRQENRSVFMPVQPWTYTLQGEPELTCVSMTRTDSIKRIKRQMEIADYYDAKFCLAIHYHAFRSATFRSSFYELINYARSELDPRFVRAEELFE, from the coding sequence ATGACGTTTGACTTCGCCATACGAGACGACGATCCAAATTACTTCACCGATCCAAACGAATTAAAGCGTGCGTACGCAGCTCTCCCAGATTCGATTCCGATCTCCTTTGCGGTCGTCCCGTTTCACGGGTGTACGAAAACACCGGCAATTCCTGAGGACAGATGGGAAGGAGACAAGGAATTTCCAATTGACGCGAACGAGGAACTCATAGCATATCTCCGGGAGGAACTCGAAAGCGGATCGGCCTCTGTGATGCTCCACGGATACAATCACGTGAAGTATGCAGATGGACCAGAGTTTGTCGCGGGCGATAATCTGTATAATCGAATCCAGAAAGGGCGTGAGTACCTAGAAAATGTGTTTAATATCGATATCGAAATCTTTGTACCACCAAATAACTCGTTCTCGCGTGCCGGACTCAAAGCAGTCAAAGATGAGAGCTTACGTACCTTCTATTATCCAACACCTCTGAACCGACCAAAGACTCCAGAAGTACTGACTACCTTTGGTCAAGATTTGGTGTTCAAATATCGACACAGGAGTGGGGGGCTTTTCGAGTTCGTCTCTGCAGCCGATAGTTTCTGGCGGCAAGAGAACCGGTCCGTTTTTATGCCGGTTCAACCGTGGACGTATACATTGCAAGGTGAACCAGAGCTCACATGTGTTAGTATGACGCGTACTGATTCGATCAAACGGATCAAGCGCCAGATGGAGATTGCTGATTACTACGATGCTAAGTTCTGTCTCGCAATTCACTATCACGCGTTCCGGTCGGCCACGTTTCGGAGTTCGTTTTATGAATTAATCAACTACGCACGGTCGGAACTGGATCCACGATTCGTACGGGCGGAAGAACTATTTGAGTAG
- a CDS encoding aminotransferase class I/II-fold pyridoxal phosphate-dependent enzyme, whose protein sequence is MSEDGYRIHYAKSTYGQEEQEAVNEVLSHPERLVKGPYTEKFESQIASLFGKDHGIMVNSGSSANLLAAELIDADPGAEVITPIVTFSTTIAPLVQKGFVPVFTDIGVGDYQLNIDQVEQAITEETVAILVPSLVGNVPNYHRLRDIAVENDLLLIEDSADTLGATIDDEPTGAYTDITTTSFYASHVITSFGSGGMVSVDDDAWKRRLMKLRGWGRKSAANEVDDIDERLVTELDGVQYDSKFVFDEIGYNFLPIEAMAAFGIEQVKKLPEFKKIRRRNFEAMFELYSRYDDWFVLPKERNDVDTTWLAFPVTVREDAPFERKELVKHLENNRIQTRSLWTGNILKHPGFKQINARLPFEEYPKADTVMRNSFVIGTHQSIDHSDLEYIRKTVTEFLRQY, encoded by the coding sequence GACTCGTGAAGGGCCCCTACACTGAGAAGTTCGAGTCCCAAATCGCTTCCCTGTTCGGCAAGGACCACGGCATAATGGTGAACTCCGGGTCTTCGGCCAACCTACTGGCCGCAGAGTTGATCGACGCGGACCCGGGTGCCGAGGTTATCACTCCTATCGTCACCTTCTCAACGACGATAGCCCCCCTCGTCCAGAAAGGGTTCGTGCCGGTATTCACCGACATCGGTGTCGGCGATTATCAACTGAATATCGATCAGGTCGAGCAGGCGATCACCGAAGAAACCGTAGCGATCCTTGTTCCATCACTCGTTGGGAACGTTCCCAACTACCATCGACTTCGGGATATAGCCGTGGAGAACGATCTCCTCCTCATCGAAGATTCCGCTGATACGTTGGGAGCCACCATCGATGATGAGCCTACTGGGGCATATACAGATATTACGACCACTAGTTTCTACGCGTCACACGTCATCACGTCGTTCGGATCAGGAGGTATGGTATCAGTTGACGACGATGCGTGGAAACGACGGCTAATGAAGCTCCGCGGATGGGGGCGGAAATCCGCCGCCAACGAGGTTGATGACATCGACGAACGGCTAGTAACCGAACTTGATGGAGTCCAGTATGACTCAAAGTTCGTCTTCGACGAAATCGGATACAATTTTCTCCCAATCGAAGCGATGGCTGCGTTCGGCATTGAACAAGTCAAGAAACTTCCGGAGTTTAAAAAGATACGAAGACGGAACTTCGAAGCGATGTTCGAATTGTATAGTCGTTATGACGACTGGTTCGTCCTTCCGAAGGAACGGAACGATGTGGATACCACGTGGCTCGCGTTCCCGGTGACCGTGCGTGAGGACGCTCCTTTCGAACGGAAAGAGTTAGTGAAGCATCTGGAAAACAACAGAATACAGACCCGTTCTCTCTGGACCGGCAACATTCTCAAGCATCCCGGATTCAAGCAGATTAACGCCCGGCTTCCATTTGAAGAGTACCCCAAGGCCGATACCGTGATGCGGAACTCGTTTGTTATAGGAACACACCAATCAATTGACCATTCCGATCTGGAGTACATTCGAAAAACCGTTACTGAATTCCTACGTCAGTACTGA
- a CDS encoding nucleotide sugar dehydrogenase, whose protein sequence is MQSAPHDLVDDARRDLLAGKRRIAVWGTGFIGFSSMANFANEGVKTLGYDIDENLVEQINDGQIPIDNLEYWLGFETEPLVKDGLLEATSDANSLFDDDISFHLLAIPTEKDGVPWDGALSDVVETIVGNYDRNREDPVLVVIESTLTPGMTDNIVVPIVEESALEFGEDICIGVAPRRDWFISPDKNLRTLPRVFGGQDDATTDLMEEVLGVVCNNLVPAKDYKHAELVKSIENAYRHVGITLANQLSRAYPHLDMREVLRLVGTKWNIPTYFPSVGTGGYCIPLSSKYVLDGTDSPKELSILTETVETDYEQPNLVAEALASRGVESVAILGLSYKGDVKVDVLSPTHNITSELQRRDVDVGVNDPYFDDEYISEETGAEPIPFPEGLEGYEGVLIVADHRKYGYTPDDRITNVIRDCDIILDNLNIWSEIEFPTGTEYIYTGGEGWLGPAIDE, encoded by the coding sequence ATGCAGTCAGCTCCTCACGACCTAGTTGATGACGCGCGCCGCGACCTCCTTGCAGGGAAACGTAGAATTGCAGTGTGGGGGACAGGATTTATTGGATTCTCTTCAATGGCGAACTTCGCGAATGAGGGGGTTAAGACTCTCGGTTACGATATCGACGAAAACCTCGTCGAACAAATTAATGATGGACAGATACCTATCGATAATCTGGAGTATTGGCTGGGTTTTGAGACGGAGCCCCTCGTCAAAGACGGCCTCTTAGAAGCTACTTCGGACGCCAATTCCTTGTTTGACGACGATATCTCGTTCCATTTACTTGCGATTCCAACAGAGAAAGATGGCGTTCCTTGGGACGGTGCCCTGAGCGATGTCGTAGAAACAATCGTCGGGAACTACGATAGAAACCGCGAGGATCCAGTCCTGGTGGTGATAGAATCGACACTGACACCCGGTATGACTGACAATATCGTTGTCCCAATTGTTGAAGAATCGGCGCTTGAATTCGGTGAAGATATCTGTATCGGGGTTGCTCCGCGCCGAGACTGGTTCATTTCCCCGGATAAGAATCTCCGAACGCTTCCCCGTGTGTTCGGTGGACAGGACGACGCGACGACCGACCTAATGGAAGAAGTCTTGGGAGTGGTCTGCAACAACCTCGTGCCTGCGAAGGACTACAAGCATGCGGAGCTCGTCAAGAGCATCGAGAATGCGTACCGACATGTCGGAATTACACTGGCAAATCAGCTTTCACGCGCATATCCCCACCTTGATATGCGCGAGGTACTACGGCTCGTCGGGACGAAGTGGAATATCCCCACCTACTTCCCGAGCGTCGGGACGGGTGGATACTGCATCCCATTGTCGAGTAAGTATGTCTTAGACGGGACAGATAGCCCAAAAGAACTCTCAATTCTCACCGAAACAGTGGAAACAGACTATGAACAGCCAAACCTAGTCGCTGAGGCACTGGCGAGTCGTGGTGTCGAGAGCGTCGCTATTCTTGGCCTCTCTTATAAGGGCGACGTGAAAGTTGACGTGCTCAGTCCGACGCACAACATCACCTCAGAGTTGCAAAGGCGAGACGTTGACGTCGGTGTGAATGATCCCTACTTTGACGACGAATACATTAGTGAAGAAACGGGTGCAGAACCGATCCCATTCCCTGAAGGGCTAGAAGGATATGAGGGCGTGCTCATTGTCGCGGACCACCGAAAGTACGGGTACACACCGGACGATCGAATAACTAATGTCATCAGGGATTGCGATATCATCTTAGACAATCTTAACATCTGGTCTGAAATTGAGTTCCCCACCGGCACCGAGTATATATACACTGGAGGAGAAGGGTGGCTTGGACCCGCTATCGATGAGTGA
- a CDS encoding glycosyltransferase family 2 protein, translated as MAIEMNLGYISAEHAQNFEYPITIFTPTYNRAEKLKRAYRSLREQTYNQFEWLIIDDSSTDETSSLVKQWQEEAEFPIRFHVQEATGKHQAYNIAIRESKGELFVSLDADDELFPNAVERLLELWGEIPDNRDDVVGISCLCADEEGNINGEKFPEDRMFANYFELRYKYKVTGDGIGCNRTSVLRQYPFPTPGNVRYVPESTVGSEIAKEYNQYCVNEVLGIYHSEAEEQSDQLTKRKNTDDAKSFVIWHQKRLNEHLSWFRYDPMTFFISAAGFTRHSFHTGEGPLTQVGQLGSLGARLLWALAFPVGYAAYVVDKWSGDDDM; from the coding sequence ATGGCAATTGAAATGAATTTAGGATATATTTCAGCGGAACACGCACAAAATTTCGAATATCCGATTACAATATTCACACCGACATACAACCGTGCCGAGAAACTAAAGAGAGCATACCGAAGCCTTCGAGAGCAAACATACAACCAATTTGAATGGCTTATTATTGACGATTCTTCGACTGATGAAACATCCTCACTGGTAAAACAATGGCAAGAGGAAGCGGAATTTCCCATTCGATTTCACGTACAGGAGGCCACCGGAAAACATCAAGCATACAATATCGCGATCAGAGAATCCAAAGGTGAACTTTTTGTCAGTTTGGATGCTGATGATGAATTATTCCCGAACGCTGTTGAACGACTTCTGGAGTTATGGGGAGAGATTCCAGATAATCGCGACGATGTAGTCGGTATAAGCTGTCTCTGTGCTGATGAAGAAGGGAACATTAACGGCGAAAAGTTTCCAGAAGATCGGATGTTCGCGAACTATTTTGAACTCCGATATAAGTACAAAGTGACAGGTGACGGAATTGGATGTAATCGGACATCTGTTCTCCGACAATATCCTTTCCCCACTCCAGGGAACGTCAGATATGTCCCGGAAAGCACGGTAGGTAGCGAGATAGCCAAAGAGTACAACCAATATTGTGTCAATGAGGTTCTCGGCATATATCACTCCGAAGCGGAGGAACAATCAGATCAACTCACCAAGCGAAAAAACACCGATGACGCGAAAAGCTTCGTGATTTGGCATCAAAAGCGTCTAAACGAACATCTCTCTTGGTTTCGCTATGATCCTATGACCTTTTTCATCTCGGCTGCAGGGTTCACGAGGCACTCATTCCACACGGGAGAAGGACCTCTAACTCAAGTAGGTCAGTTAGGATCACTCGGTGCCCGTCTCCTTTGGGCTTTGGCGTTTCCTGTGGGTTACGCCGCCTATGTCGTTGACAAGTGGTCGGGAGATGACGATATGTGA
- a CDS encoding glycosyltransferase family 4 protein, translated as MDVSIFSYRDLGTNVGQTLTYTAEGFFKEGVLQQVYCRGNIKTSLPDSKVTKPIPFGRYGPSFLWLLNKYVYPFDHRTHSMNLLDIFSKRKVSSDTADIHYYEIPGLKRSLNESISGGHETVIVGGTELASAALDRREQEYRKWDLDLEIPSTKRNLANRREETIRDVDHLIALSGFVKESYAKAGISANKIEVINQAVDPDKFSPGKSNEDEMFRGLFVGSVNLMKGIPYLLDGWRQAGFAADESAELVLCGNINPDAKYIIEDKRPTNLQLPGWVDPLPYYRDASVFIFPSLTEGFAKVILEAMSTGTPVIVSENSGGADIITDSEDGFVVPAYDAGEIASKLQYLRENPKELERMGDAARNTAKERTWGKFVDEVIYYLKDIL; from the coding sequence ATGGATGTTTCAATATTCAGCTATCGGGACTTGGGGACTAACGTTGGACAGACGCTCACGTATACCGCGGAGGGGTTCTTCAAAGAGGGAGTGCTTCAACAGGTATATTGTCGAGGAAACATCAAAACATCACTTCCAGATTCCAAGGTCACGAAACCAATTCCATTCGGAAGATATGGCCCCTCCTTTCTCTGGCTTCTCAATAAATACGTCTACCCTTTTGACCATCGCACACACTCAATGAACTTACTAGATATATTTTCGAAGCGAAAAGTTTCATCAGACACCGCAGATATCCACTATTACGAGATCCCCGGATTGAAACGAAGCCTAAACGAGTCAATTTCTGGTGGTCACGAAACCGTAATTGTCGGCGGAACTGAACTCGCATCGGCGGCACTTGACCGCCGCGAACAGGAATACCGCAAGTGGGACCTTGATTTAGAGATTCCGAGTACCAAACGCAATTTAGCGAACCGCCGCGAGGAAACGATTCGAGATGTAGACCATCTAATAGCGCTTTCTGGTTTCGTAAAAGAGTCATACGCCAAAGCTGGAATCTCGGCTAATAAGATTGAAGTGATCAATCAGGCAGTTGATCCTGACAAATTCTCGCCGGGAAAGTCAAATGAGGACGAGATGTTCCGGGGGCTCTTTGTAGGATCTGTTAATTTAATGAAGGGTATTCCGTACCTACTTGACGGCTGGCGACAGGCAGGGTTCGCCGCGGATGAGTCTGCTGAACTGGTTCTCTGTGGTAATATAAACCCTGACGCGAAGTACATTATAGAAGACAAACGGCCCACAAATCTGCAACTCCCTGGATGGGTAGATCCACTACCCTATTATCGGGACGCGTCCGTATTCATATTTCCATCACTGACTGAAGGATTCGCGAAGGTGATTTTAGAGGCGATGAGTACGGGAACACCCGTGATTGTCTCTGAAAACTCGGGTGGTGCGGACATAATCACAGATAGCGAAGATGGATTTGTGGTCCCAGCCTACGATGCGGGTGAAATCGCCAGCAAATTACAATACCTCAGGGAGAACCCAAAGGAACTCGAGCGTATGGGTGACGCGGCCAGGAATACTGCGAAAGAACGAACGTGGGGGAAGTTTGTTGACGAGGTGATATACTACCTAAAAGACATTCTATGA
- a CDS encoding NAD-dependent epimerase/dehydratase family protein has protein sequence MSERLLSGQTIAITGGAGFIGSHIAEVASDRNHVTVFDNLSSGYEANIPEDVDFVHRDVGSISASDFADTDIVFHEAANVSITQSVDNPEYDAKENIIGLIRVLEAAKNADVERVVTASSSSVYGSPERFPQREIDRQAPESPYAAGKLSGEYYCQVYRELHDLETICLRYFNVYGPRQRNDSPYSGVISIFLDRATNGQSLIIHGTGEQTRDFIFVEDVVRANIRAATVDLPERVAYNVGTGTETSISELADAVESVTDRSLEREFDSRRSGDVDRSVAAVTNAAEELGFSSRVSLEEGLERTLQWHQRDS, from the coding sequence ATGAGTGAGCGCCTACTCTCGGGACAGACGATTGCTATCACCGGTGGAGCCGGATTCATTGGTTCACATATCGCCGAAGTAGCTAGCGATCGAAACCACGTAACAGTCTTTGACAACCTCTCGTCTGGCTACGAAGCAAACATTCCGGAAGACGTCGATTTCGTGCATCGGGATGTAGGGTCTATCTCAGCCTCGGACTTCGCCGACACCGACATTGTGTTCCACGAAGCAGCGAACGTAAGTATAACCCAGTCCGTTGACAATCCAGAGTACGACGCAAAGGAAAACATCATCGGCCTAATTCGTGTTCTTGAAGCCGCCAAGAATGCAGACGTCGAACGGGTCGTGACAGCATCGTCCTCGTCTGTGTACGGCTCTCCGGAGCGTTTCCCTCAGCGGGAAATTGATCGTCAAGCCCCCGAATCACCATATGCGGCTGGAAAGCTATCAGGGGAATATTATTGCCAAGTATATCGAGAATTACACGATCTAGAGACGATCTGCCTCCGGTATTTCAATGTGTACGGACCACGTCAACGAAATGATAGTCCATATTCTGGAGTCATCTCTATATTCCTTGATCGAGCGACTAACGGTCAGTCTTTGATCATACACGGTACCGGGGAACAAACAAGGGACTTCATATTTGTCGAGGATGTAGTAAGGGCAAATATTCGCGCAGCGACTGTGGACTTACCCGAAAGAGTGGCTTATAACGTCGGTACGGGAACGGAGACGAGCATTTCTGAACTCGCGGACGCAGTTGAGTCAGTGACCGATCGGTCGTTAGAACGAGAGTTCGATTCCCGACGAAGCGGAGACGTTGATAGAAGTGTGGCCGCGGTTACGAACGCTGCAGAGGAGTTAGGGTTCAGTTCGAGGGTCTCTCTCGAAGAAGGACTCGAACGAACTCTACAGTGGCATCAGCGGGATAGCTAA
- a CDS encoding alkaline phosphatase family protein produces the protein MSVLILGLDGATWRNLRPWIREGELPNLERLAERGHTGTLQTTIPCTTIPAIPALLTGRDPVGLELFSFTQPDGAVIDASDIEFPMIWDAIGEQHRSLVANLRSTYPPYKLEGTLVSGDLFLPAEATDYVYPPSRQNEFADFHRTEDIQRFDEIAKNPEDNREELLKLAESQVSRKWEHFKRLWREEEYDFGLFWIGKTDSIQHYFWHDQDTILEHYRFVDKIVGEFLGDLEATNRILLSDHGFGQVPTRRFHVNTWLQCEGLLSVRGGQLGRICYSVGQEALTRYVPKSVIRSIYNRVTGGTSPEEVDKKDQLLLSDFEGIPGIDFAASDAFLSFPWGISAPDADKKTISEIIHSLNALRDEEGDQVVQGAWTREEIYSGDRIKEVPEIVFLTTDKYRAVPQLSRSLYTKRSARRKIESQPVTGEHNAMRDGILILDGEGFADVDEPVLDVTEFAPTLVHLLGNSVPSSMSGTVREDLLSVDRSVERIEWERVERTGDRSDDSEEEIKNRLANLGYIDE, from the coding sequence ATGTCAGTCCTCATTCTGGGTCTCGATGGCGCTACTTGGCGAAACCTGCGTCCGTGGATCAGAGAAGGTGAACTCCCTAACCTCGAACGACTTGCAGAGCGGGGACACACCGGAACGCTCCAGACGACGATCCCTTGCACAACTATCCCGGCAATCCCTGCACTCCTTACTGGACGTGATCCTGTCGGCCTTGAACTGTTCTCATTCACTCAGCCCGATGGAGCTGTTATCGACGCCTCCGACATCGAATTCCCGATGATCTGGGACGCCATAGGCGAGCAACATCGCTCGCTCGTGGCAAACCTACGATCGACCTATCCACCCTACAAGCTCGAGGGAACGTTGGTGTCAGGAGATCTGTTTTTACCCGCCGAAGCTACCGACTACGTCTACCCCCCCTCAAGACAGAACGAATTTGCGGATTTCCACCGGACTGAGGATATTCAGCGATTCGACGAGATTGCAAAGAATCCTGAAGACAACCGTGAAGAACTGCTCAAACTAGCCGAGAGTCAGGTATCCCGAAAGTGGGAGCATTTCAAACGTCTCTGGCGCGAGGAAGAGTACGACTTCGGATTGTTCTGGATTGGCAAGACTGACTCCATACAGCATTACTTCTGGCACGATCAAGACACAATTCTCGAACACTACCGGTTCGTTGATAAGATCGTGGGTGAGTTCCTTGGCGATCTCGAGGCAACTAACCGGATTCTACTCTCTGACCACGGATTTGGTCAGGTACCCACCCGTCGGTTCCACGTCAATACTTGGCTCCAATGCGAAGGGTTACTGTCCGTTCGAGGCGGACAACTTGGTCGTATATGCTACAGTGTCGGGCAGGAAGCGCTGACACGCTATGTCCCGAAATCCGTTATTCGTTCAATATACAACAGAGTTACTGGAGGAACATCTCCCGAAGAAGTGGATAAAAAAGACCAGTTATTACTGTCTGACTTCGAAGGCATTCCCGGTATCGACTTTGCGGCGAGTGATGCATTTCTTTCTTTCCCGTGGGGAATTTCGGCCCCTGATGCGGATAAAAAGACTATTTCTGAAATAATACACTCGCTCAACGCGCTCCGTGACGAGGAGGGCGACCAAGTGGTGCAAGGCGCTTGGACGCGTGAAGAGATATACTCCGGAGATCGAATCAAAGAAGTTCCCGAGATCGTCTTTCTAACGACCGACAAATACCGAGCAGTTCCGCAACTTTCCCGCTCACTCTACACCAAGCGCTCTGCGCGTCGTAAAATCGAATCACAGCCGGTCACTGGCGAGCACAACGCTATGCGTGATGGGATACTAATTTTAGATGGCGAGGGATTTGCGGATGTTGATGAACCAGTTCTCGACGTAACGGAATTCGCCCCTACACTCGTTCATCTTCTGGGCAACTCCGTTCCTTCTTCAATGAGTGGGACAGTTCGTGAAGATCTACTATCTGTAGACAGATCTGTTGAGCGCATTGAGTGGGAACGTGTCGAAAGGACGGGTGACAGATCTGACGACAGCGAGGAGGAGATCAAGAATCGATTGGCGAATCTAGGATATATTGACGAATGA
- a CDS encoding SDR family oxidoreductase, protein MRILVTGGAGFIGHELVRRLVVNGHHIAVTVHTHKPTVEGVETYEIDVRDTRKTRIVVTEFNPDVIVHAAAMSDADVCERSPDEAHEVNVGGTKNVIAANDGIDAHIIFLSSSFVFSGEKEFCEETGNRSPINVYGETKVAAEDIVNDSIYSSTIIRTDQPYGWPEPWQESDMVAWTVDQLKQPGTVEVFKEWWNNPIYLPDLVESIRVLIEECREGIFHAVGPDFINRFQWAVEIARVFGYDQDRIVPISTAEADLPAVRPNVRLSPDKLERCIESKIRPVRDGVKRMRELTV, encoded by the coding sequence ATGCGAATACTCGTCACCGGTGGTGCTGGATTCATTGGCCACGAGCTTGTTCGCCGGTTAGTGGTAAACGGTCATCATATTGCCGTGACCGTTCACACTCACAAACCGACCGTTGAAGGTGTGGAAACGTACGAAATTGACGTTCGTGATACTCGGAAAACTCGTATAGTCGTTACTGAATTCAATCCAGACGTGATCGTTCACGCCGCGGCTATGAGCGACGCAGATGTGTGTGAACGGTCCCCGGACGAGGCCCACGAGGTGAACGTGGGTGGCACGAAAAATGTCATCGCCGCCAACGACGGTATCGATGCACATATCATATTTTTGTCCAGCTCATTTGTCTTCTCGGGTGAAAAAGAATTCTGCGAAGAAACTGGGAATCGCTCACCAATCAACGTGTATGGAGAGACGAAAGTCGCTGCCGAAGATATTGTAAATGATTCTATATATTCTAGTACCATTATCCGGACAGATCAGCCGTACGGCTGGCCAGAACCTTGGCAGGAGTCGGATATGGTTGCATGGACAGTAGACCAATTGAAGCAACCTGGAACGGTGGAGGTTTTTAAAGAATGGTGGAACAATCCCATATACCTCCCAGACTTGGTGGAGTCGATCCGTGTGCTCATCGAAGAGTGCCGTGAAGGAATTTTCCACGCGGTCGGACCAGATTTCATCAATCGGTTCCAATGGGCAGTCGAAATCGCACGGGTGTTCGGTTACGATCAGGACCGAATCGTCCCCATTTCGACGGCAGAGGCGGATCTCCCAGCAGTCCGACCCAACGTCAGGTTGTCGCCAGATAAACTCGAACGATGCATCGAAAGCAAAATCAGACCAGTTCGAGACGGAGTCAAGCGAATGCGCGAACTGACTGTATGA